The Acropora palmata chromosome 10, jaAcrPala1.3, whole genome shotgun sequence genome contains a region encoding:
- the LOC141894975 gene encoding uncharacterized protein LOC141894975 has product MVFLLHDMTSRGQPLSAGIIKNFKVNYRNLLLKFVVSHVNSQSTAAEIVSMVDVKPAWEEVPRKMIRKCFQKRGFSPAIFPTSAPAVNTSTDNWWEALRDEALSLCANEAEEPASKETVVEDSDQEEVDIEPVESSIACQLQKP; this is encoded by the exons ATGGTGTTCTTGTTACATGACATGACATCTCGCGGTCAGCCACTCAGTGCTGGAATTATCAAGAACTTCAAGGTCAATTACAGAAACCTACTGCTGAAGTTTGTAGTTTCACATGTTAACAGTCAGTCCACCGCCGCAGAAATCGTGAGTATGGTTGACGTTAAGCCAGCCTGGGAGGAAGTTCCCAGGAAAATGATCAGGAAGTGTTTTCAGAAGCGTGGATTTTCGCCTGCCATTT TTCCAACATCAGCACCTGCAGTAAACACATCCACAGATAACTGGTGGGAAGCTCTTCGAGACGAGGCACTTTCTCTTTGTGCCAACGAGGCAGAGGAGCCAGCTTCAAAAGAGACTGTAGTAGAAGATAGTGACCAGGAAGAAGTAGACATCGAGCCAGTTGAGAGTTCCATCGCGTGTCAATTGCAGAAACCGTGA
- the LOC141894977 gene encoding ATP-dependent DNA helicase PIF1-like encodes MFDKVVKLTENQGVQGSNPDQVSFKLLLERLRDGDSTQEDWQQLLSRQPSAVTNLSEFENAMRLFYGNDQVATYNYDQLLKLREPIAQIDARHSSSFAKAVSPEDMCQLVPNPFLARKASVMLTMNLWSEVGLCNGATGKVIDIIYADNRSPPNLPVAVIVQFDHYTGPAFIDTLPKCVPIPPVTITSKTLETFHERQELPLKLAWAITIHKRHGLLLDQVKKQHGLHMLQ; translated from the coding sequence ATGTTTGACAAAGTGGTAAAGCTAACTGAAAATCAGGGTGTGCAAGGTTCAAACCCAGACCAGGTTTCTTTTAAACTATTGTTAGAGCGTCTGAGAGATGGAGATTCAACTCAAGAAGACTGGCAACAACTTCTTTCTCGCCAACCATCAGCTGTTACAAATCTaagtgaatttgaaaatgcaatGAGACTGTTTTATGGCAACGATCAAGTTGCTACTTATAATTATGATCAACTATTAAAACTTCGTGAGCCAATAGCTCAAATCGACGCTCGTCATTCCTCTTCCTTTGCAAAGGCTGTTTCTCCCGAAGATATGTGCCAATTAGTTCCCAACCCATTCTTAGCTAGAAAAGCTTCTGTCATGCTAACTATGAATTTGTGGTCAGAGGTTGGACTTTGTAATGGAGCAACAGGAAAAGTAATAGATATTATTTATGCAGACAACCGCTCACCACCAAACCTACCTGTAGCAGTAATAGTTCAGTTTGACCATTACACAGGACCAGCATTTATTGACACTTTACCAAAATGTGTTCCAATTCCTCCTGTTACTATTACTTCTAAGAcacttgaaacatttcatgaaAGACAGGAATTACCATTAAAGCTTGCATGGGCAATAACGATACATAAAAGGCATGGATTGCTATTGGACCAAGTGAAAAAGCAGCATGGATTACATATGTTGCAATAA